DNA sequence from the Methylomonas albis genome:
GATTTTATAGGTCAAATCGGTCGTCAATAGCTGTTCGCGTAGCGATAAGTCTCCTTGTAAAAAGCGCTGAAATAAAGCCAGTTGCTGGTAAATACCCAACCAATAATTATCGGCCTTGGCGGCCTGGTTGATTAATGTGCCGAGTTTGGCGCGTTGTTTGGCATCGTTGTTTTTCAGGATTGCCAATGGATAGAAGACCCCTGCCAATCCATAAAAATAGGCGGTACGCTGGCCGGACAATTTTCGCAGCCGCGTCAAGGCCGCTTCAAAGCCGCTGACGGCAAGGGCATAGTCGCCGCGCAAAAAGATCAATGCGGCGGCGATGGCTTGCAGCTCCGGATCGTCCTGATCAACCACCAATTGCGCAACCTCATCCCATTCACCGCGCAGCAAGCGCAGCTCCAGGGCCATTCGGTTCAACATTTCTTGCTGCATGCCTTGGCCAACGAACATCAACTGCTGTAAAAAACCATCCAACTTTTGGTCGGCATAGAGATACAACAGCTGGTGCAACCCCGAGAAACCCGCCAAACCAATCAATATTTGCGGATGATGCTTGGTAAACCAGGCGACATCCAGCGGGTTTAAAAACCAGGACAAATAAAGTTCGTTAACCGGCGGCAGTTTGCCCAAATAATGGGAGCCGGACTCCAGACATTCGCTGACTCTAGCGTAATCGCCGCGATAAAACTGGATCCGCGCTTCGCGAATGCAATCATCCACGGTGCTGTAACGGTAATAGCCGTGACCGGGCGGATTTTGCATTTGCACCGCCCCTGCAAACAGATCGAAATCCTTATCGACGACGGCTTGCCGGATCAGTACTTCCGCCAATGTTTTACAACAGCGGGTACCGCCTGACTTGGGGTTTTCTTCCAGCAAACCTGCTTTAATCAGCGGTTTCAAACGGGCTTTGACCGCATCGGATTTCAGGGTTTTGTCGCCTTCCCTGATACCCAGGCTAGCCAGACATTTAGCCAAATTGATCAGCGAACTATAGCCGTAATAAACAGCCAGCAACTTCAAAATAATCTGTTGCTCGGCAGTTAATGTCCTGTAGGTTTTAAGACGTTCGACTAAATGAGAAGATTGCATGATTCCGGCAAAACGACAAAATGGGTGATGTTACCAGCTTGGCGAGACAAGCTAAAGAACCTCAAGTCAGCACACATAAAAAAGCCCGCCGAAGCGGGCTTTTTTAGAGCGCACAGACTTACAGCGATGCCAATACCTTGGCCACGGTTTCGCCCATAGCCGCCGGGGTGGGCGCGATAATCACGCCCAACTCTTTCAGCATTTCGACTTTTTCCGCGGCTGACTCACCCACCGAGGAAATAATCGCCCCAGCATGACCCATCCGCCGGCCTTTCGGTGCCGTTAAACCGGCAATATAAGCCACCACAGGTTTAGTCATATGTTCTTTGGCAAACATACCGGCTTCCACTTCCTGCGGACCGCCGATTTCGCCGATCATCACCACTACCTTTGTTTCCGGATCTTCTTCGAACTTTTGCAGAATGTCGCGGTGCGAGCTGCCGTTGATCGGGTCGCCGCCGATACCGACCGAAGTCGATACGCCGATACCCAGCGCTTTCATTTGATCGGCCGCTTCGTAACCCAAAGTGCCGGAGCGCCCAACGATGCCGACATTGCCCGGCATGTAAATATGACCCGGCATGATGCCCAGCATGGATTTACCCGGACTGATGGTGCCGGCGCAGTTAGGGCCGGTCAGCACCATGCGCTTTTCCTTGGGGAATTTGCTCAGGAAGATTTTGACTTTCATCATGTCCTGAGTCGGGATCCCGTCAGTGATAGACACGCAGAATTTGATGCCGGCTTCGGCGGCTTCCATGATCGAGTCTGCGGCATAAGCCGGTGGCACGAAGACGATGCTGGCCTCGGCACCGGCTTGTTCTACCGCTTCTTTCACGGTGTTGAATACCGGCCTATCCAAATGGGTTTGGCCACCTTTGCCGGGGGTAATGCCACCGACGACATTCGAGCCATAATCGATCATCTCCTGAGCATGGAAAGTACCGATTTTTCCGGTAAAGCCTTGCACGATGATACGGGTGTGTTTATCGATAAAAATTGCCATATAAATTCCTTAACCTTGCGCGCCTTACAGGGATGTAACAGTGTCGGGTGAAGCAGGATGCTGAAAGCGACCCGCGACCACTTCGTTACGGGCTTGTACCGCTTTCTCGGCCGCTTCCGCCAAGGTGTTCGCCGTGATGATAGGCAAGCCGCTTTCTTCGATAATCCTGCGGCCCTCTTCGACATTCGTGCCGGACAAACGCACGATCAGCGGTATTTGCATATCGATTTTTTTCACCGCATGCACCACACCCTCGGCGATCCAGTCGCAACGGTTGATACCGGCAAAAATGTTCACCAGCATGGCTTTCACATTTTTGTCGGCCAACACCATCCGAAAGGCTTTTTCGGTACGTTCGGCCGAGGCACCACCGCCCACATCCAGGAAATTGGCTGGCTCACCGCCCGCCAGTTTGATCATGTCCATGGTCGCCATCGCCAAACCAGCGCCGTTGATCATGCAGCCGATGTCGCCGTCCAGACCGACGTAGCTCAAGCCACGGTCGGCAGCGGCCATTTCACGGGGATCTTCCTGCGACTTATCGCGCAACTCGGAGATTTTTTGCCGGCGGAACAAGGCGTTGTCGTCAAAGCCCATTTTCGCGTCCAGCGCGATCAATTCATCATGGCCGGTAATCACCAAAGGATTGATTTCCACCATATTGGCATCCAACTCGCGCATCGCCCGATAGCAGCCTTGAATTAGTTTCACTGCTTGTGGAATCAGGTCGGCATGCAAACCCAAGGCAAAACCCATTTCGCGGGCTTGGAAATCCTGCAAACCGACGGCCGGTTCGATATAGATTTTTTTAATCGCATCCGGATTGTTTTCCGCCAGATCTTCAATCTCCATCCCGCCTTGCGCGGAACCGACCATGACGATGCGCTCCTGAGCGCGATCTATCAGCAGACTGAAATACAATTCCTTGGCGATATCGGTGCCGGCTTCGACATACAAGCGCAAACATTGTTTACCGGCCGGACCGGTTTGGTGGGTCACCAGTTTTTTACCCAACAAGGATTCGGCGGCGTCGCTGACTTCGTCGTGGGTCTTGCAAATCTTGATACCGCCAGCCTTGCCGCGTGCACCGGAATGAATCTGCGCTTTAACCACCCAAACGTGGCCGCCGATTTCGCGGGCGCGCTGCACCGCGTCTTCCGGGCTGTAGGCCAGACCGCCATCGGCTATTTTTACGCCATAATCGGCTAATAGCTGTTTTGCTTGGTACTCATGAATGTCCATGCATGTCTCTCTTAAATTAAAAAATGTAGCTTGGGTTTACCCGCAGGGCATAAAAGCGCAGCGTAACCCAACATTGGAAGCCGTCGTGTTGGGTTACGCCTATCGGCTTTTACGCCCTAGGGTGAACCCAACCTACATAATTGAAATTATTTGGTTTTAGCGGCAATCGCTTCAGCGGCTCGGACGATGTTATTGGCCATGCGCTCGGAAGCGGCATCGATCAAACGACCATCCAGTGCGGCAGCGCCTTTACCTTGCGCGGCGGCTTCTTGCAACGCCACCAGGATGCGCTTGGCTTTTTCGACTTCCGCCGCGGGGGGGTGAAGACTTCGTTAGCCAAAGCAATTTGTGAGGGATGAATCGCCCATTTGCCTTCGCAACCCAAAGCAGCGGCGCGGCGGGCACCGGCTTTGTAGCCTTCTGGGTCTTTGATGTCGCCGAATGGGCCGTCGATAGGACGCAGGCCATAGGCGCGGCAGGCTACCGTCATCCGGCTGATCGCCGCATGCCATTGGTCGCCGGGATAATCAGGGTTTAAGCCACCAATATTCACGGTGCGGGCCCGGTTGCTGGCGGCATAATCAGCAACGCCAAAATGCAAGGCTTCCACCCGACCGCCGATAGCGCCTTGCTTGGCAATGTCTTCCACATTAGCCATGCCCAAGGCAGTTTCGATCAGACACTCAATGCCGATCTTGTTTTTCAAGCCTTCCTGCATTTCCAATTGCGTTAACATCGCGTCAACCATATACACGTCGCCATAGACGCCGACTTTAGGAATCAGCAGCGTGTCGATTTTAGCACCGGCTTGTTCGACCAGGTCGACGACATCGCGCACCATGTACTGTGTATCCAGACCGTTAATACGCACGGACAGGGTGATACCGTGACCTTTCCAATCCAGATCGTTAATAGCCTGGATCACGTTTTTCCGCGCTTTTAGTTTATCGTCCGGCGCGACAGCGTCTTCCAGATCGAGAAATACAAAGTCCACACCACTTTTCAGGGCTTTTTCGAACATTTCCGGACTAGTGCCCGGTACCGCCAATTCGCAACGTTGCACGCGTTGGGCATTGGCTTCGTAAAGTGTGTGACTCATCAATAATATCCTAAGGTCAGAGAGCGAACGGCTGGTTTTGCAGTTACGGCTATTTATAAATAGTCCGCCATTTTACTTTCGGGGCCGCTAAAGTCAATTTGCACAGCGCACCGGATTAGGGCTTGTGGATTTCCAGACCCGAGATTAGAAAAGCGAAGAAGTCTTTATCCTCATTGGTAAACAATCCGAAGCGCTCTTGATGCGTCGTTATAAACGTGTTCACAAACGAAATAAGTTCCCTATGATCCGGCTTAGCACTGCTTAAGAGAAATATCGCTACCGTGTTTTCGAAATCGCTTGCCAGATACATATGCAGCGCGGCTAACGCTACAAGCTGTGCTTCGCCGTTCATCTTTTCCTTGGGCCAGCGCGCCGCCAAAAACCTTAAACGATTCAAAAAAGCTCTAACCGTACGCGGCGCATGTAT
Encoded proteins:
- a CDS encoding malate--CoA ligase subunit beta codes for the protein MDIHEYQAKQLLADYGVKIADGGLAYSPEDAVQRAREIGGHVWVVKAQIHSGARGKAGGIKICKTHDEVSDAAESLLGKKLVTHQTGPAGKQCLRLYVEAGTDIAKELYFSLLIDRAQERIVMVGSAQGGMEIEDLAENNPDAIKKIYIEPAVGLQDFQAREMGFALGLHADLIPQAVKLIQGCYRAMRELDANMVEINPLVITGHDELIALDAKMGFDDNALFRRQKISELRDKSQEDPREMAAADRGLSYVGLDGDIGCMINGAGLAMATMDMIKLAGGEPANFLDVGGGASAERTEKAFRMVLADKNVKAMLVNIFAGINRCDWIAEGVVHAVKKIDMQIPLIVRLSGTNVEEGRRIIEESGLPIITANTLAEAAEKAVQARNEVVAGRFQHPASPDTVTSL
- the sucD gene encoding succinate--CoA ligase subunit alpha — protein: MAIFIDKHTRIIVQGFTGKIGTFHAQEMIDYGSNVVGGITPGKGGQTHLDRPVFNTVKEAVEQAGAEASIVFVPPAYAADSIMEAAEAGIKFCVSITDGIPTQDMMKVKIFLSKFPKEKRMVLTGPNCAGTISPGKSMLGIMPGHIYMPGNVGIVGRSGTLGYEAADQMKALGIGVSTSVGIGGDPINGSSHRDILQKFEEDPETKVVVMIGEIGGPQEVEAGMFAKEHMTKPVVAYIAGLTAPKGRRMGHAGAIISSVGESAAEKVEMLKELGVIIAPTPAAMGETVAKVLASL